In Thermus tengchongensis, the genomic stretch GTTCCAGCGCACCCGGGGGGTACTCCGCCTCATGGCCGCCGTGGTCCACACCCTGTGGAGCCGGGGGGACGCTTCCCTCATGATCCTTCCTGGGAGCCTGCCCCTGGATGCCGGAGGGCCTCGGTACGAGCTTACCCGCCACCTTTCCCGCTTCCACGAGGGCTTCGCCCAGGTGCTGGACACGGACGTGGACGGACCCAACGCCAAGGCCTTCCTCCTGGACCAGGCGCGGCCCAACCTGGGGCGCTACCAGATGGCCCGGCGCACCGCCCGGGCCGTCTTCATGGCCACCGCCCCTGCCGCCGCTGCCCCCATCGGAAGGCCCAGGGGCGTGGAGGGCATCCGGGTGCGCCTGGGGGTGGTCCAGCCAGGGGAAAACCCCTCCTTCGTGGCCGACGCCCTCAAAGCCCTCAGCGACCAGCTCACCTACTTCCACGCCGAGGGGGACCGCTACTGGTTCGAGACCCGGCCCAGCCTCAACCGCATGGCCCAGGACCGGGCCGCGGCCTTGGACGAGGACAGGGTGCGCCAGGAGCTGGTGGGGCGCCTCCACGCCTGGACCAAGGAGCGCCCAAGCCTTTTCGCCGCCGTTCACGCCGTTCCCGAGGGGAGCGGGGACGTGCCCGACGAGCCCGCCTTGCGCCTGGTAATCCTGCCCCCTTGGGTTTCTCACACCAGGGGGGGGTCGGAGGCCGAGCGCCTGGCAAGGGAGATCCTGGAAAGGCGGGGACAGGCCCCAAGGCGCTACCGCAACACCCTCCTCTTCCTGGCGGCGGACGCCACCTCCTGGCCGGACTTGGAGGAGGCCGCAAGGAGCTTTCTGGCCTGGAAGTCCATCCTGGAGGACGCCCCCAGCTTGAACCTGGGGGAGATGGACAGGAGGCAGGTGGCATCCCGCCTGGCTGAGGCGGAGGCCATCCTGAACACCCGCCTGGAGGAAGGCTACCGCTACCTCCTCAGCTTCCACCAGCCCGACCCCCGGGCCCCCGAGCTGGAGCTCCAGGCCCCCCGCCTCCTGGGAAGCGGTAAGCCTCTGGAGCGGGCCGCCAGCAAGGCCAAAAACGAAAGCCTGGCCTACACGGAGTGGCACCCCCGCTTCCTGAAGGACACCCTGGAGGGGTACAGCTTCTTTACCGCCTTAGAGCCCCAGGGGGTCCTGCCCTTGGGCTGGCTCTGGGAAGCCTTCTGCACCTACCCCTACCTGCCCCGGTTGAAGGGCGAGGAAGTTCTCCTGGCCTCCGTTCGCAAAGGGGTGGAGGAAGGGCTTTTCGGGTATGCGGAGCGCCTCGAGGAGGGACGGCCCAAGGGGGTGCTTTGGCGCGAAGGGGGGTTTACCCCTAGCCTGGCGGGGTTCCTCCTGGCAAAGGAATTGGCGGAAAAGGCCAAAGCGGAGGAGGAGGAGCGCCAGCCCCCTAAGCCCTCAACGGTGGAGCTGACTCCCTCTCACACAGGACCCCTTCCCCCACCCCCTCCCCCGCCCCAGCCCAAGCCTCGGCGGTTCTACCTGAAAAAGGAGCTTCCCCCCACCGACCTCCTCCGGGAGGCCGACCTTCTGGCCAAAGAGATCGTGCTTCAGCTGGCCAAAGAGCCCGGCGTGCGGGTACGGGTGGTCCTCGAGGTGCAAGCGGAAGCGGAAGAGGGCTTCCCGGAGGACCTCGCCCGCGTCCTTCGGGAAAACAGCGATGCCCTCAAGGCGGAGTACGGGCTCGAGGAAGCTTGAGTTGGGGGTGGATGCAAAGGAAGGTTGCAAAAGGCCGCGCCTTAGCGGCCCTGGCGCTCCTTCTCGTTCAGCCAGGCCCAGATCTCCGCCATGCTGTAGGAGAGCATGAGGACGGCAAGGAGGTTCCTGGTCAACTCTA encodes the following:
- a CDS encoding Swt1 family HEPN domain-containing protein, with the translated sequence MALSNREMVGRGLDLLKAGLRPFVEREYRRVYGEEWAQQALEVVKGDQSKLQDPDAQALLKLMDYRWHEVFDEKLGQWGRTLVKELLEVRNRHAHQNAFTLEDAHRALDTMTRLLEMVAAEEAQETGRLARELLRRRFEEEAKREVERAAKLPQIPTPSGLKPWREVATPHPDVASGRFSEAEFAADLAQVLRGEAGPEYGDPLEFYRRTHLTGGLRRLLLNALRRLSGAGGDPVVELQTAFGGGKTHSMLALYHLFGGGLDPHEVPGLEEVLKEAGLTQAPKARRAVLVGTALDPAKRRPKPEGVVVHTLWGEMAYQLGGVEGYRLVEEGDLRGVAPGSDTLKELFDRFAPALVLIDEWVAYLRNLHGEEDLPSGTFDQNLTFAQALTEAAKRSPQALVVASLPASDAEVGGGGGREALLRLQNVFGRLESVWQPATQDESYEIVRRRLFLPLSAESFRDRDAVVQAFMRLYREHRGEFPAETAEADYERRLKLAYPIHPELFDRLYGDWAALEGFQRTRGVLRLMAAVVHTLWSRGDASLMILPGSLPLDAGGPRYELTRHLSRFHEGFAQVLDTDVDGPNAKAFLLDQARPNLGRYQMARRTARAVFMATAPAAAAPIGRPRGVEGIRVRLGVVQPGENPSFVADALKALSDQLTYFHAEGDRYWFETRPSLNRMAQDRAAALDEDRVRQELVGRLHAWTKERPSLFAAVHAVPEGSGDVPDEPALRLVILPPWVSHTRGGSEAERLAREILERRGQAPRRYRNTLLFLAADATSWPDLEEAARSFLAWKSILEDAPSLNLGEMDRRQVASRLAEAEAILNTRLEEGYRYLLSFHQPDPRAPELELQAPRLLGSGKPLERAASKAKNESLAYTEWHPRFLKDTLEGYSFFTALEPQGVLPLGWLWEAFCTYPYLPRLKGEEVLLASVRKGVEEGLFGYAERLEEGRPKGVLWREGGFTPSLAGFLLAKELAEKAKAEEEERQPPKPSTVELTPSHTGPLPPPPPPPQPKPRRFYLKKELPPTDLLREADLLAKEIVLQLAKEPGVRVRVVLEVQAEAEEGFPEDLARVLRENSDALKAEYGLEEA